A part of Canis lupus familiaris isolate Mischka breed German Shepherd chromosome 4, alternate assembly UU_Cfam_GSD_1.0, whole genome shotgun sequence genomic DNA contains:
- the LOC106558744 gene encoding LOW QUALITY PROTEIN: 60S ribosomal protein L23a-like (The sequence of the model RefSeq protein was modified relative to this genomic sequence to represent the inferred CDS: inserted 1 base in 1 codon): MAPKAKKEAPAPPKAEAKAKALKAKKAVLKGVHSHKKKXIRTSPAFRRPKTLRLRRQPKYPRKSAPRRNKLDHYAIIKFPLTTESAMKKIEDNNTLVFIVDVKANKHQIKQAVKKLYDIDVAKVNTLIRPDGEKKAYVRLAPDYDALDVANKIGII, encoded by the exons ATGGCGCCGAaggcgaagaaggaagcccctgcccctcccaaagccgaagccaaagcaaaggctttgaaagctaagaaagcggtgctgaaaggcgtgcacagtcacaaaaaaa cgATCCGCACGTCACCTGCATTCCgacgacccaagaccctgcgtctccGAAGGCAGCCGAAATATCCTCGAAAgagcgcccccaggagaaacaagcttgatcactatgccatcatcaagttccccttaactactgagtcagccatgaagaaaatagaagacaacaacacacttgtgttcattgtggatgtcaaggccaataagcaccagatcaaacaggctgtgaagaagctctatgacattgatgtggccaaggtcaacaccttgatcaggcctgatggagagaagaaagcatatgttcgactggctcctgactatgatgctttggatgttgccaacaaaattgggatcatctaa